The following proteins are co-located in the Vallicoccus soli genome:
- a CDS encoding MurR/RpiR family transcriptional regulator, with product MSDLVVPEQGGAAGAPLLVRLRAALPDLAPAERRVGQRVLDDPYGTAALTISELAQAAATSETTVIRFCKALGLPGYPQLRLTLAAESGGGGAAQEVGAEIGPDDDLRDVVAKVAWADARAVEETAQQLDVPALERVVDALAGAARVDVYGVGASAFVAADLQQKLHRIGRVAFAWSDTHIALTSAALLRPGDVAVAVSHTGTTAEVVEALRLAGRRGATTVAVTNFPRSPVARAADHVLTTAARETTYRSGAMASRIAQLVLVDCLFIGLAQRLLPEAREALGVTYEAVRAHHLDGRSADR from the coding sequence GTGAGCGACCTCGTCGTGCCGGAGCAGGGGGGCGCCGCCGGCGCCCCCCTGCTCGTCCGCCTGCGCGCGGCCCTGCCGGACCTCGCGCCGGCGGAGCGCCGCGTCGGCCAGCGGGTGCTCGACGACCCGTACGGCACGGCCGCCCTGACCATCTCCGAGCTCGCGCAGGCGGCGGCCACCTCGGAGACGACGGTCATCCGCTTCTGCAAGGCGCTGGGGCTGCCGGGCTACCCGCAGCTGCGGCTCACCCTGGCCGCGGAGTCGGGCGGCGGGGGCGCCGCGCAGGAGGTGGGCGCGGAGATCGGCCCCGACGACGACCTGCGCGACGTGGTGGCCAAGGTGGCGTGGGCCGACGCCCGCGCCGTCGAGGAGACCGCCCAGCAGCTCGACGTCCCGGCGCTGGAGCGGGTCGTGGACGCCCTGGCGGGGGCTGCGCGCGTCGACGTGTACGGCGTCGGGGCAAGCGCTTTCGTCGCCGCCGACCTGCAGCAGAAGCTGCACCGGATCGGGCGGGTGGCCTTCGCCTGGTCCGACACCCACATCGCGCTCACCTCGGCGGCGCTGCTGCGCCCCGGCGACGTCGCGGTCGCGGTGAGCCACACCGGCACGACCGCGGAGGTCGTCGAGGCCCTGCGCCTCGCCGGCCGGCGGGGTGCCACGACCGTGGCGGTGACCAACTTCCCGCGCTCGCCGGTGGCCCGCGCGGCCGACCACGTCCTCACGACGGCCGCGCGCGAGACGACGTACCGCTCGGGCGCCATGGCGAGCCGCATCGCGCAGCTCGTCCTCGTCGACTGCCTCTTCATCGGCCTCGCGCAGCGCCTGCTGCCCGAGGCGCGCGAGGCGCTCGGGGTCACGTACGAGGCCGTGCGCGCGCACCACCTCGACGGGCGCTCCGCCGACCGTTGA
- a CDS encoding serine hydrolase domain-containing protein — MRAAVLAGATVLALLASVAPAAAGDAARFDQPRRGFSPAGTELRDSSPRAAGLDPAPVREALAAVERGTREGGADASGTSRPLFSGAVTVMATGGEVVAREATGWALRYADGQGTELPRDQWEPVTEDTVFDMASVSKLFTSVVVMQQVEAGRVDLDEPVATYLPEFAAGGKEGVTVRHLLTHTGGLPAWLPLWSAYPDPGSRLRAALEATPVGAPGEQYLYSDLGLIALGALVERVSGDPLDALVAEGVTGPLGMVDTGYNPTGDVRDRAAATEHQTTPPRGMVRGEVHDENAWALGGVSGHAGVFSTARDMSVLAQAMLDGGTYAGERILSRSSVEQMLADENREFPGDAHGLGFELDQRWYMGALSGPRTAGHTGYTGTSLVLDYQSGSFAVLLTNRVHPSRSWGSVNAVRRAVADGLARALRVPPREGRTAWATPTTDATTSTLTAAVEVPARGGRLAFDLFVDTEATDVLALETSADGGATWSPLPFDVRDRGVVTRTDGTVAGAGHRTWWQASTRLPAGDLLLRWRYTTDAGEQGRGVLVDGVVARSGGQVLLDGERRPGAFTGVGWRTVRG; from the coding sequence GTGAGGGCCGCGGTGCTCGCGGGCGCCACGGTGCTGGCCCTCCTGGCGAGCGTCGCGCCCGCGGCTGCGGGGGACGCCGCGCGGTTCGACCAGCCGCGCCGGGGCTTCAGCCCGGCCGGTACGGAGCTCCGCGACAGCTCGCCGCGCGCGGCGGGCCTCGACCCGGCGCCGGTCAGGGAAGCGCTTGCCGCGGTGGAGCGAGGTACGCGCGAGGGTGGCGCCGACGCGTCGGGCACCTCGCGGCCGCTCTTCTCCGGCGCGGTCACGGTCATGGCGACCGGCGGCGAGGTCGTCGCCCGGGAGGCCACGGGATGGGCGCTGCGCTACGCCGACGGGCAGGGCACGGAGCTGCCCCGCGACCAGTGGGAGCCGGTCACCGAGGACACGGTCTTCGACATGGCGTCGGTGTCCAAGCTCTTCACGTCCGTCGTCGTCATGCAGCAGGTCGAGGCCGGCCGGGTCGACCTCGACGAGCCCGTCGCGACGTACCTGCCGGAGTTCGCCGCGGGCGGCAAGGAGGGCGTGACCGTCCGGCACCTGCTCACCCACACCGGGGGGCTGCCGGCCTGGCTGCCGCTCTGGAGCGCGTACCCGGACCCGGGCTCGCGCCTGCGCGCGGCCCTCGAGGCCACCCCGGTCGGCGCGCCGGGGGAGCAGTACCTCTACAGCGACCTCGGCCTCATCGCGCTCGGCGCGCTCGTGGAGCGGGTCAGCGGCGACCCGCTCGACGCGCTCGTGGCCGAGGGCGTCACCGGGCCCCTGGGCATGGTGGACACCGGCTACAACCCCACCGGCGACGTCCGGGACCGGGCGGCGGCCACGGAGCACCAGACGACCCCGCCGCGCGGCATGGTCCGCGGGGAGGTCCACGACGAGAACGCGTGGGCCCTCGGCGGCGTCTCCGGGCACGCCGGGGTCTTCTCCACGGCGCGCGACATGTCCGTGCTCGCCCAGGCGATGCTCGACGGCGGCACCTACGCCGGAGAGCGCATCCTCTCCCGGTCCTCGGTCGAGCAGATGCTGGCCGACGAGAACCGCGAGTTCCCGGGCGACGCCCACGGCCTGGGGTTCGAGCTCGACCAGCGCTGGTACATGGGGGCGCTCAGCGGCCCGCGCACCGCCGGGCACACGGGCTACACCGGCACCTCGCTGGTCCTGGACTACCAGTCCGGCTCCTTCGCCGTGCTGCTCACCAACCGGGTCCACCCCTCGCGCAGCTGGGGGTCGGTCAACGCCGTGCGCCGCGCGGTCGCCGACGGCCTCGCCCGGGCGCTGCGGGTGCCGCCGCGCGAGGGCCGCACGGCCTGGGCGACCCCCACGACCGACGCCACGACCTCCACGCTCACCGCGGCGGTCGAGGTGCCGGCCCGCGGCGGCCGCCTCGCCTTCGACCTGTTCGTCGACACCGAGGCGACCGACGTGCTGGCGCTGGAGACCTCCGCGGACGGCGGGGCCACCTGGTCCCCGCTGCCGTTCGACGTGCGCGACCGCGGCGTGGTGACGCGCACGGACGGGACCGTCGCCGGTGCGGGGCACCGCACCTGGTGGCAGGCATCCACCCGGCTGCCCGCGGGCGACCTGCTCCTGCGGTGGCGCTACACCACCGACGCGGGCGAGCAGGGCCGGGGCGTCCTCGTCGACGGCGTCGTCGCCAGGTCCGGCGGGCAGGTGCTGCTCGACGGCGAGCGGCGCCCGGGCGCGTTCACCGGCGTGGGCTGGCGGACCGTCCGCGGGTGA